The DNA region CACTCCTCCTTTTGAGCTTGAATAGTTGACATGACCACTCCATGGTATGATTTCATGAACAGAACTCATACAGATTATTTTACCAAGTGCACAGGAATTTTGTGTAAATCCCCGCTTTCTATACTCTTTAATGGCTTCACGAGAACAAAGAAATTGGCCAGTCAGGTTTATATCCAGCACCAACTTCCACTCTTCCAAAGTCATTTCAGTTATACTGGCATCTTTCTGAATCCCTGCATTATTCACGAGTATATCTACTGTTCCAAAGGTAGCAATAGTCTTTTTAAACATATCCTTCACATCACCTTCCCTGCTTACGTCTGCTTTAATTGCAATTGCCTCTCCGCCATCCTTTTCAATGGTTTTAACAACTTCATAAGCATCTTTTTCGCTAGAAGAATAATTAATTGCGACCTTTGCTCCCTCACTGGCGAGTTCTATTGCAACAGCCATACCTATGCCTGAACTGGAACCTGTTACTATAGCAGATTGCCCTTTAAGTCTTTGACTTTTCATGTAACATCAAACAGCCAAAATGTGTATTAGTTTATCCTGCTAACCGTTTTATATATTCTATTAACCCCAATCCTTAATAAATTAC from Sporocytophaga myxococcoides includes:
- a CDS encoding SDR family oxidoreductase is translated as MKSQRLKGQSAIVTGSSSGIGMAVAIELASEGAKVAINYSSSEKDAYEVVKTIEKDGGEAIAIKADVSREGDVKDMFKKTIATFGTVDILVNNAGIQKDASITEMTLEEWKLVLDINLTGQFLCSREAIKEYRKRGFTQNSCALGKIICMSSVHEIIPWSGHVNYSSSKGGVSMFMKSMAQEVGRDKIRVNAIAPGAIKTRINKATWETKEAEQKVLELIPYNRLGNTKDVAKVAVWLASDDSDYVHGTTIFVDGGMALYPGFVDNG